From one Astatotilapia calliptera chromosome 10, fAstCal1.2, whole genome shotgun sequence genomic stretch:
- the plp1b gene encoding proteolipid protein 1b isoform X2, whose protein sequence is MGCYDCCIRCIGAVPYPSLVATLLCYAGMALFCGCGHEALTQTEVLVETYFARNIQDYVVMASFIKYFQYVIYGLASFFFLYGILLLAEGFYTTSAVKQTFGEFRSTQCGRCLSLTFIIVTYILAFIWLAVFAFSAIPVFFLFNMEQTCHTVNILSESTPSINQHGWICMDARQYGLLPWNAMPGKSCGTTLAAICKTSEFYVTYDLYIAAFAGAGITLLALFLYLVATTYNYAVLRFLGRKGIR, encoded by the exons ATGG GTTGCTATGATTGCTGTATCCGGTGCATTGGGGCAGTGCCCTACCCATCCCTGGTGGCCACCTTGCTGTGCTATGCTGGCATGGCATTATTTTGTGGCTGCGGGCACGAAGCGCTGACCCAAACCGAAGTCCTCGTTGAGACTTACTTTGCCCGCAACATTCAGGACTATGTGGTCATGGCCTCTTT TATCAAATACTTCCAGTACGTGATCTATGgtctggcttcatttttcttcctctatGGTATCCTGCTACTGGCTGAGGGCTTCTACACAACAAGTGCTGTCAAACAGACCTTCGGCGAATTCAGGAGTACCCAGTGCGGCCGCTGCCTCAGCCTGACG TTCATCATAGTGACGTACATCTTGGCCTTCATCTGGCTGGCGGTGTTTGCCTTCAGTGCTATCCCAGTCTTCTTCTTGTTCAATATGGAGCAGACCTGCCACACCGTCAACATCCTGTCTGAATCAACCCCCAGCATTAATCAGCATGGCTGGATCTGCATGGACGCCAGGCAGTATG GTCTGCTTCCTTGGAATGCAATGCCAGGCAAGTCTTGTGGGACAACCTTAGCAGCAATCTGCAAAACTAGTGAA TTCTATGTCACATATGACTTGTACATAGCTGCATTTGCCGGTGCTGGGATCACTCTGTTAGCACTG TTCCTGTATCTGGTTGCCACCACCTACAACTACGCAGTTCTGCGGTTCCTGGGCAGAAAAGGCATTCGCTAA
- the plp1b gene encoding proteolipid protein 1b isoform X1: MFPVRQPWLCKALGCYDCCIRCIGAVPYPSLVATLLCYAGMALFCGCGHEALTQTEVLVETYFARNIQDYVVMASFIKYFQYVIYGLASFFFLYGILLLAEGFYTTSAVKQTFGEFRSTQCGRCLSLTFIIVTYILAFIWLAVFAFSAIPVFFLFNMEQTCHTVNILSESTPSINQHGWICMDARQYGLLPWNAMPGKSCGTTLAAICKTSEFYVTYDLYIAAFAGAGITLLALFLYLVATTYNYAVLRFLGRKGIR, translated from the exons ATGTTTCCGGTCAGGCAGCCTTGGCTTTGCAAAGCCTTAG GTTGCTATGATTGCTGTATCCGGTGCATTGGGGCAGTGCCCTACCCATCCCTGGTGGCCACCTTGCTGTGCTATGCTGGCATGGCATTATTTTGTGGCTGCGGGCACGAAGCGCTGACCCAAACCGAAGTCCTCGTTGAGACTTACTTTGCCCGCAACATTCAGGACTATGTGGTCATGGCCTCTTT TATCAAATACTTCCAGTACGTGATCTATGgtctggcttcatttttcttcctctatGGTATCCTGCTACTGGCTGAGGGCTTCTACACAACAAGTGCTGTCAAACAGACCTTCGGCGAATTCAGGAGTACCCAGTGCGGCCGCTGCCTCAGCCTGACG TTCATCATAGTGACGTACATCTTGGCCTTCATCTGGCTGGCGGTGTTTGCCTTCAGTGCTATCCCAGTCTTCTTCTTGTTCAATATGGAGCAGACCTGCCACACCGTCAACATCCTGTCTGAATCAACCCCCAGCATTAATCAGCATGGCTGGATCTGCATGGACGCCAGGCAGTATG GTCTGCTTCCTTGGAATGCAATGCCAGGCAAGTCTTGTGGGACAACCTTAGCAGCAATCTGCAAAACTAGTGAA TTCTATGTCACATATGACTTGTACATAGCTGCATTTGCCGGTGCTGGGATCACTCTGTTAGCACTG TTCCTGTATCTGGTTGCCACCACCTACAACTACGCAGTTCTGCGGTTCCTGGGCAGAAAAGGCATTCGCTAA